In the genome of Senegalia massiliensis, the window GTGTATTTTTTTATTCGGCTTTTATACCTAGATGGGGAGGTGCTAAAACACACAAAACCTCAGTTGATTGAAGCCTCCATACTCACTACCCATCGTAGATTGTACTTCTTAGGCTAATTATATTATATCATAATTTTATATAATTCATACTTATTTAAATAATTTTTTCCACCAAGGCTTATTGCTACTATTTCTCCATTCAGTCAATCTATTATCTATCTTTCTATAATGATCTTCATTAGCTCTTTTTAGCTCTCGTAACTCCTTACGTAATGATTTATTATCTTCTACTATTTCATTTAAAGTATTTTTAGTATCTTCAAGTTCCTTAGAAACTGCTAACTTTATTTCATTAATAATAATTTCTTTAACATCAACATCTTCCTCATCTATTAATGCAATGCTTTTATTATCATCTTCATTACTTAAAACACCTTTCTCTTCAAAAAGAGACTTTATTCCATCTAACGTAATACCTTTATCTTTAAGCTCTAATATTTTTTCTAATAAAGCTATATCCTCTTCTCTATAAATCCTACTACCTGACTTATCTCTATTAATTTGAAGATTAAACTTTTTCTCATAATAATGTAAAGTTCTATATGTAATATCTAATCTTTCCGAAACTTCCTTTATAGAATAATATATAGTATTCATAACATCCTCCATACACATAACATCTTACGTAAGAACTAACATTGTCTAAATAAATAATTTAGGTAAGCTCTTACGTCTGTCTTACCTCTTACGTAACCACTATAAAAATAATATCATAAAAACTATAATAATTACATACACCATAGTTAATTTCAAAGCTATAGTAAAAACAGGGGGAACTTCCAACGCGTTCCCCCTCACTCACTACGTTCGTACACCCCTTCCTGTAGAACCTCGGCTCATCCGAGAAAGACTCACTTCACTACGTTCCGTTCCCTTTTCTCAGATTCCCCTTCGGTATACAATGTCTGTTTTGTTATCTCTTCTTTCTTTAAATGTATTTCTGAATGAAAAGTTTGTTAATTTTTAAACTTTTGTAAAATGCTTTACAAAACAGTTACTATATAATAAGCTCGGAAGGTTTAGACCAGGAAATAGGCACACAGGTATCCTGTTTCAGAATAAAGTTAAAATTTATAAATATTAACAAACTTTAACTTTATGTTACCTGTGTATCTTAAAAACTTTATAATAAGCTCGTTTAGGATGAGCCGAGGTTTCTAGTATACTCGCTTACAGCTAGGTTTTTTCATGCCCTAGTAGAAGTCTTTGCAAATCACCGTCCTTGCTCGTATGACTTCTAGTTCTCAACCGGTGTAGTTCCCCCGAACCGAAGATTTTTTATTGTGGGTATGGCGTTCTCCCTCCCCACTGATGACAAGGCTATATAAGCGAAATATATCCTTGCCAAGACGACTTTCTGCATTGGCTCGTCCACACCCATTGTTTTTTTATATAGGTAAAAACAATAGCTTAAAAAATACCTTTCAAAACTTCAATCATTATAAAAGCCCTAGGTATTAGATACCTAGGGCTTGAAATTTCCTTTTAATTCCTACAATTTCCTTTATGTATTACCTTGTCATACACTTATTATTTTGCTATAATAAGGGTATATATAAAAACAAGGCTTTAGTTGTAGGCTTGTCCTATTGCTTCTAGGTATCCGTTTTACCAGAAGTACTTTTAATATGTTACCAGCATATTAAAAGAACTGAAGCTCCGAAACCGACAGAGGTCGGTTTTTTTATTTTGTTTTTTTATGTAATTTTTAATCGTTAATATTATTATAAACTTATTCAATTCTTTTTTCAACAATTTTCATAATTATCTATAACATTGATTTTAATATTTAAAACATTCCAACACTAAACTATTTAATTAAAATACCAAAAGCTCTTTATGCAGAACTTATTTAAATTAAAAATGATATAATATTTATAAAATCATATAGAAAGTAGTGATTTTATGTTTAAATTTAATAATGAAAATTCATTAATTTATAAAATATCTCCATTTTTAATAGGATTAGCATACTTAGTATTGTTTTTTTCAATATTTTCTGATACATACACTGATATTATTATTATTATAGTTACAATCATAATACCTCTTTTATCTTTTATAGAAGGAAAAAAATATATACATATTAAAAAGAATAAAAAAGCAGGTTATATATCTTACATTTTAGGTGTTATTTTTCTAGTAGCAATGTTCTATTTAATGCTAAAAGTTGAGTTTTTTAATATTAATGTTTAATAGTTATATATAATATTATTTTTATATATTTAAACTATTATAAAGATCATTAATATCATCCTGAGTAATACCTAAATATCTCTTTGTAACACTTAAATTACTATGATTTAAAGTATCCATAATTAATGCAGGACTAAATCCTTTTTTCCAAGCATGATAACCCCAAGTTTTTCTTAATGTATGAGTCCCTACATTATCTTTAACCCCTACAGCTTTAGCTGCACTTTTTAAAATATTAAGAGCTTGTTGTCTTGTAATAGGCTTCATATTTCCCTCTCTAGACTTGAAAATAAAATCATCCATATAATAGGTGTCCAAGTTATCTAAAAGCTCTCTAAGAGCCTTTTCTGATGCCTTATTTAGCTTAATTCTTCTTTCCTTATTAGTTTTACCTTCAATTATACAAATATCTTTAAAACTCTTCTTATTCTTTAAAACATCACTCCATTTTAGCTTAAGTAAATCTGAAATTCTAAGAGCAATATTAATTCCTAATACAAACATTGTATAATCTCTAATATCTTTACCTTTTAAATAATTTTTCATAGCATTAACTTTCTTTATATCTCTAATAGGATCAACTGACTTCATAGCTATTCTCCTTATTCATTAATAAAATTTTTTTGATGTATGATTTTCTTTTTTTAAATTACTTTTTTTCAAGTTTGATTTAATTATAATTTTTCATTTTTGATTACTCATCATCTACTTATATATTCATTTCTTGAAACATTTCTACCTAATTTTTTACTTAACTGTTCTTCATTTTTTTCAATTTCTTTTATATACATTGGTTCTATTTTTCTAATTAATACATCCATATAAATTCTCTTTTTTAAAATCTTAGCTATTTTAGTAAAGAGCATAAGGGAACTTGATATCACTTTTTGCAAAAGTGAGTAAATAGGCTGTGCCTATTAAGTTCCATAAGATATCACTTTTTATAACTAGAGATATAGTAAAGATACGCTATAGATATATTATAGATATAGTGAAATATCTTAAGAGATATAGTCTATTTTTCTAATTTTTTATTAAATTGAATTAATTTTTTCATATAT includes:
- a CDS encoding tyrosine-type recombinase/integrase encodes the protein MKSVDPIRDIKKVNAMKNYLKGKDIRDYTMFVLGINIALRISDLLKLKWSDVLKNKKSFKDICIIEGKTNKERRIKLNKASEKALRELLDNLDTYYMDDFIFKSREGNMKPITRQQALNILKSAAKAVGVKDNVGTHTLRKTWGYHAWKKGFSPALIMDTLNHSNLSVTKRYLGITQDDINDLYNSLNI
- a CDS encoding helix-turn-helix domain-containing protein, translating into MNTIYYSIKEVSERLDITYRTLHYYEKKFNLQINRDKSGSRIYREEDIALLEKILELKDKGITLDGIKSLFEEKGVLSNEDDNKSIALIDEEDVDVKEIIINEIKLAVSKELEDTKNTLNEIVEDNKSLRKELRELKRANEDHYRKIDNRLTEWRNSSNKPWWKKLFK